In one window of Erythrolamprus reginae isolate rEryReg1 chromosome 1, rEryReg1.hap1, whole genome shotgun sequence DNA:
- the CCDC34 gene encoding coiled-coil domain-containing protein 34 isoform X4, translating to MPTSEPPRSRREAVYSSPASSDDEGAGKSSSFSLISDSFHPELADFHHGGEGETTSVTSRGSSIPQKMKHHNSLEQIKDTNKHSPVQNNLSPWEEWFLCKERELRARLQAKALEEMNQQIEETKEKQERERKKLIAEERHKEWVQKKNEEERKERQRRLKKEIREKEIKEFEEIQSKEKAKEMYREWLKKKNTEDLQKKKGEKEKEKLRDAELQQKKEKSERMFKEWLQNSKNKPCPASAGYAYVNGKLATYPDGNAYPAPAFYNPLPWKPIPVPPPKEEKYVSVKKNKRPLSSQTHRSSSVLFQKSRSNIYLGSLHRLQK from the exons ATGCCTACATCCGAGCCCCCCAGAAGCAGGCGGGAGGCAGTCTATTCCTCCCCTGCTAGTTCTGACGACGAGGGGGCCGGCaagtcttcctctttctccctgatCTCTGACAGTTTCCATCCAGAGTTAGCAGATTTCCACcatgggggagagggagaaacaaCATCAGTAACTAGCAGAGGGTCAAGCATCCCTCAGAAGATGAAACACCACAATAG CCTGGAACAAATTAAGGATACAAATAAACATTCACCTGTTCAAAATAATCTTTCACCATGGGAAGAATGGTTCCTTTGCAAAGAGAGAGAACTGCGTGCTCGTTTACAAGCAAAAGCTTTGGAG GAAATGAATCAGCAAATAGAGGAaacaaaggaaaaacaagaacgggaaagaaaaaaattaattgctGAAGAGAGACACAAAGAGTGGgtccagaaaaaaaatgaagag gaaagaaaagaaagacagcgTAGGCtcaaaaaagaaataagagaaaaggAGATAAAAGAGTTTGAGGAAATCCAGTCAaaggaaaaagcaaaagaaatgtATAGGGAATGGCTGAAGAAAAAGAATACTGAAGatcttcaaaaaaagaaaggagagaaa GAAAAGGAAAAGCTACGAGATGCTGAATTacagcagaaaaaggaaaaatcgGAGAGGATGTTCAAAGAATGGCTGCAGAATTCTAAAAACAAGCCCTGCCCAGCTTCTGCTGGCTATGCCTATGTCAATGGGAAACTTGCAA CATACCCAGATGGAAATGCCTACCCAGCTCCAGCCTTTTACAACCCCTTACCTTGGAAACCAATCCCTGTGCCTCCTCCTAAGGAAGAGAAGTATGTTTCAGTGAAGAAAAATAAGAGGCCTCTATCCAGTCAAACCCATAGATCTTCATCAGTACTTTTTCAAAAATCCAGGAGTAATATTTATCTTGGATCATTACACAGACTTCAAAAATAG
- the CCDC34 gene encoding coiled-coil domain-containing protein 34 isoform X2 translates to MPTSEPPRSRREAVYSSPASSDDEGAGKSSSFSLISDSFHPELADFHHGGEGETTSVTSRGSSIPQKMKHHNSLEQIKDTNKHSPVQNNLSPWEEWFLCKERELRARLQAKALEEMNQQIEETKEKQERERKKLIAEERHKEWVQKKNEEERKERQRRLKKEIREKEIKEFEEIQSKEKAKEMYREWLKKKNTEDLQKKKGEKEKEKLRDAELQQKKEKSERMFKEWLQNSKNKPCPASAGYAYVNGKLATYPDGNAYPAPAFYNPLPWKPIPVPPPKEEKVSISTQARLFGNDEDKNHESKAREEDKEDPVTSQVCESNCTEFYPQDPPTEQ, encoded by the exons ATGCCTACATCCGAGCCCCCCAGAAGCAGGCGGGAGGCAGTCTATTCCTCCCCTGCTAGTTCTGACGACGAGGGGGCCGGCaagtcttcctctttctccctgatCTCTGACAGTTTCCATCCAGAGTTAGCAGATTTCCACcatgggggagagggagaaacaaCATCAGTAACTAGCAGAGGGTCAAGCATCCCTCAGAAGATGAAACACCACAATAG CCTGGAACAAATTAAGGATACAAATAAACATTCACCTGTTCAAAATAATCTTTCACCATGGGAAGAATGGTTCCTTTGCAAAGAGAGAGAACTGCGTGCTCGTTTACAAGCAAAAGCTTTGGAG GAAATGAATCAGCAAATAGAGGAaacaaaggaaaaacaagaacgggaaagaaaaaaattaattgctGAAGAGAGACACAAAGAGTGGgtccagaaaaaaaatgaagag gaaagaaaagaaagacagcgTAGGCtcaaaaaagaaataagagaaaaggAGATAAAAGAGTTTGAGGAAATCCAGTCAaaggaaaaagcaaaagaaatgtATAGGGAATGGCTGAAGAAAAAGAATACTGAAGatcttcaaaaaaagaaaggagagaaa GAAAAGGAAAAGCTACGAGATGCTGAATTacagcagaaaaaggaaaaatcgGAGAGGATGTTCAAAGAATGGCTGCAGAATTCTAAAAACAAGCCCTGCCCAGCTTCTGCTGGCTATGCCTATGTCAATGGGAAACTTGCAA CATACCCAGATGGAAATGCCTACCCAGCTCCAGCCTTTTACAACCCCTTACCTTGGAAACCAATCCCTGTGCCTCCTCCTAAGGAAGAGAA AGTTTCAATCTCAACCCAAGCCCGTCTGTTTGGGAATGATGAAGACAAGAACCATGAATCTAAGGCT agggaggaagacaaggAAGATCCAGTTACAAGCCAGGTCTGCGAG AGCAATTGCACAGAATTTTACCCACAAGACCCACCAACAGAACAATAA
- the CCDC34 gene encoding coiled-coil domain-containing protein 34 isoform X3, translated as MPTSEPPRSRREAVYSSPASSDDEGAGKSSSFSLISDSFHPELADFHHGGEGETTSVTSRGSSIPQKMKHHNSLEQIKDTNKHSPVQNNLSPWEEWFLCKERELRARLQAKALEEMNQQIEETKEKQERERKKLIAEERHKEWVQKKNEEVKRERKERQRRLKKEIREKEIKEFEEIQSKEKAKEMYREWLKKKNTEDLQKKKGEKEKEKLRDAELQQKKEKSERMFKEWLQNSKNKPCPASAGYAYVNGKLATYPDGNAYPAPAFYNPLPWKPIPVPPPKEEKYVSVKKNKRPLSSQTHRSSSVLFQKSRSNIYLGSLHRLQK; from the exons ATGCCTACATCCGAGCCCCCCAGAAGCAGGCGGGAGGCAGTCTATTCCTCCCCTGCTAGTTCTGACGACGAGGGGGCCGGCaagtcttcctctttctccctgatCTCTGACAGTTTCCATCCAGAGTTAGCAGATTTCCACcatgggggagagggagaaacaaCATCAGTAACTAGCAGAGGGTCAAGCATCCCTCAGAAGATGAAACACCACAATAG CCTGGAACAAATTAAGGATACAAATAAACATTCACCTGTTCAAAATAATCTTTCACCATGGGAAGAATGGTTCCTTTGCAAAGAGAGAGAACTGCGTGCTCGTTTACAAGCAAAAGCTTTGGAG GAAATGAATCAGCAAATAGAGGAaacaaaggaaaaacaagaacgggaaagaaaaaaattaattgctGAAGAGAGACACAAAGAGTGGgtccagaaaaaaaatgaagaggtGAAAAGG gaaagaaaagaaagacagcgTAGGCtcaaaaaagaaataagagaaaaggAGATAAAAGAGTTTGAGGAAATCCAGTCAaaggaaaaagcaaaagaaatgtATAGGGAATGGCTGAAGAAAAAGAATACTGAAGatcttcaaaaaaagaaaggagagaaa GAAAAGGAAAAGCTACGAGATGCTGAATTacagcagaaaaaggaaaaatcgGAGAGGATGTTCAAAGAATGGCTGCAGAATTCTAAAAACAAGCCCTGCCCAGCTTCTGCTGGCTATGCCTATGTCAATGGGAAACTTGCAA CATACCCAGATGGAAATGCCTACCCAGCTCCAGCCTTTTACAACCCCTTACCTTGGAAACCAATCCCTGTGCCTCCTCCTAAGGAAGAGAAGTATGTTTCAGTGAAGAAAAATAAGAGGCCTCTATCCAGTCAAACCCATAGATCTTCATCAGTACTTTTTCAAAAATCCAGGAGTAATATTTATCTTGGATCATTACACAGACTTCAAAAATAG
- the CCDC34 gene encoding coiled-coil domain-containing protein 34 isoform X5, which yields MPTSEPPRSRREAVYSSPASSDDEGAGKSSSFSLISDSFHPELADFHHGGEGETTSVTSRGSSIPQKMKHHNSLEQIKDTNKHSPVQNNLSPWEEWFLCKERELRARLQAKALEEMNQQIEETKEKQERERKKLIAEERHKEWVQKKNEEVKRERKERQRRLKKEIREKEIKEFEEIQSKEKAKEMYREWLKKKNTEDLQKKKGEKEKEKLRDAELQQKKEKSERMFKEWLQNSKNKPCPASAGYAYVNGKLATYPDGNAYPAPAFYNPLPWKPIPVPPPKEENMYEMHEINRRHSTALL from the exons ATGCCTACATCCGAGCCCCCCAGAAGCAGGCGGGAGGCAGTCTATTCCTCCCCTGCTAGTTCTGACGACGAGGGGGCCGGCaagtcttcctctttctccctgatCTCTGACAGTTTCCATCCAGAGTTAGCAGATTTCCACcatgggggagagggagaaacaaCATCAGTAACTAGCAGAGGGTCAAGCATCCCTCAGAAGATGAAACACCACAATAG CCTGGAACAAATTAAGGATACAAATAAACATTCACCTGTTCAAAATAATCTTTCACCATGGGAAGAATGGTTCCTTTGCAAAGAGAGAGAACTGCGTGCTCGTTTACAAGCAAAAGCTTTGGAG GAAATGAATCAGCAAATAGAGGAaacaaaggaaaaacaagaacgggaaagaaaaaaattaattgctGAAGAGAGACACAAAGAGTGGgtccagaaaaaaaatgaagaggtGAAAAGG gaaagaaaagaaagacagcgTAGGCtcaaaaaagaaataagagaaaaggAGATAAAAGAGTTTGAGGAAATCCAGTCAaaggaaaaagcaaaagaaatgtATAGGGAATGGCTGAAGAAAAAGAATACTGAAGatcttcaaaaaaagaaaggagagaaa GAAAAGGAAAAGCTACGAGATGCTGAATTacagcagaaaaaggaaaaatcgGAGAGGATGTTCAAAGAATGGCTGCAGAATTCTAAAAACAAGCCCTGCCCAGCTTCTGCTGGCTATGCCTATGTCAATGGGAAACTTGCAA CATACCCAGATGGAAATGCCTACCCAGCTCCAGCCTTTTACAACCCCTTACCTTGGAAACCAATCCCTGTGCCTCCTCCTAAGGAAGAGAA CATGTATGAAATGCATGAAATAAACAGAAGGCATAGTACAGCATTACTGTGA
- the CCDC34 gene encoding coiled-coil domain-containing protein 34 isoform X1 → MPTSEPPRSRREAVYSSPASSDDEGAGKSSSFSLISDSFHPELADFHHGGEGETTSVTSRGSSIPQKMKHHNSLEQIKDTNKHSPVQNNLSPWEEWFLCKERELRARLQAKALEEMNQQIEETKEKQERERKKLIAEERHKEWVQKKNEEVKRERKERQRRLKKEIREKEIKEFEEIQSKEKAKEMYREWLKKKNTEDLQKKKGEKEKEKLRDAELQQKKEKSERMFKEWLQNSKNKPCPASAGYAYVNGKLATYPDGNAYPAPAFYNPLPWKPIPVPPPKEEKVSISTQARLFGNDEDKNHESKAREEDKEDPVTSQVCESNCTEFYPQDPPTEQ, encoded by the exons ATGCCTACATCCGAGCCCCCCAGAAGCAGGCGGGAGGCAGTCTATTCCTCCCCTGCTAGTTCTGACGACGAGGGGGCCGGCaagtcttcctctttctccctgatCTCTGACAGTTTCCATCCAGAGTTAGCAGATTTCCACcatgggggagagggagaaacaaCATCAGTAACTAGCAGAGGGTCAAGCATCCCTCAGAAGATGAAACACCACAATAG CCTGGAACAAATTAAGGATACAAATAAACATTCACCTGTTCAAAATAATCTTTCACCATGGGAAGAATGGTTCCTTTGCAAAGAGAGAGAACTGCGTGCTCGTTTACAAGCAAAAGCTTTGGAG GAAATGAATCAGCAAATAGAGGAaacaaaggaaaaacaagaacgggaaagaaaaaaattaattgctGAAGAGAGACACAAAGAGTGGgtccagaaaaaaaatgaagaggtGAAAAGG gaaagaaaagaaagacagcgTAGGCtcaaaaaagaaataagagaaaaggAGATAAAAGAGTTTGAGGAAATCCAGTCAaaggaaaaagcaaaagaaatgtATAGGGAATGGCTGAAGAAAAAGAATACTGAAGatcttcaaaaaaagaaaggagagaaa GAAAAGGAAAAGCTACGAGATGCTGAATTacagcagaaaaaggaaaaatcgGAGAGGATGTTCAAAGAATGGCTGCAGAATTCTAAAAACAAGCCCTGCCCAGCTTCTGCTGGCTATGCCTATGTCAATGGGAAACTTGCAA CATACCCAGATGGAAATGCCTACCCAGCTCCAGCCTTTTACAACCCCTTACCTTGGAAACCAATCCCTGTGCCTCCTCCTAAGGAAGAGAA AGTTTCAATCTCAACCCAAGCCCGTCTGTTTGGGAATGATGAAGACAAGAACCATGAATCTAAGGCT agggaggaagacaaggAAGATCCAGTTACAAGCCAGGTCTGCGAG AGCAATTGCACAGAATTTTACCCACAAGACCCACCAACAGAACAATAA